A window of Xenopus laevis strain J_2021 chromosome 1L, Xenopus_laevis_v10.1, whole genome shotgun sequence genomic DNA:
AGTCATTATTTAATGTTGAATTGTATTTCAATGTACAAACATGTTGcattcagttaatttttagttttcagttggacttcattatttatttttatagttttttttattatttgcccttttcttctaattctttccagctttcaaatgggggtcactatgttattgttacttttactcatctttcaggtcctctcttattcatattccagtctcacattCAAATCAGTGTAAAACCATGGTAATTTAGACATcaaaaaattgctgaaattgcaaactggagagatttttggTTCTcgataatttacatttttaatcattCTTACTTAAAAAAAGTGGATGGACGGCCTACTAATCATAAAATTTTAAATCAcaatcaatataaataaatatcaagcATATCAAGAGataattaattcaaattaaaaatggctAATCTACATGCTACAATGcgcaaaaatgttattaaaatctcAATTTCTCTTCCAGAATCCCCAATTCCCCAATCACTCACAAGAAAAGAACATACATTTTTACCAAACAATGAATTAGCAAAATTAATTTCCTGGCATGTAACAGATTAGAGTAAATAGTATGCAAATAATGTGATATAGAAGAAAATGTTCTCACATTGaaggaatattttttcatttcaggCTATAATTAATTTGCATGGTGAAAAAGCCTTTCTACTTTGCATTATATATTGCTCTAGCACAGCATGACTTCACTGCAAGAGAGCAGAACTGAACTATAGCAATGGGTCCCTTCCTGcctttatattttgtattgctGTGGATTTCAAGTAAATTACAATTCAGCTAAtgtgtaatgtagtttttgtctGCACAGTAATTCATGCCTgatattgtatttacatttttcagatgcaGAATCTCAGACATTATCGATGATACCCTCCAGTAATGCAGTTAATCTTGGAGACAGGGCAACAATCTCCTGTCATATTGGAGCCAAGGATGAACACTATGTATATTTTCTAAAGCAGATACCAGGGAATGTTCCACAGCTGATTATATATCATCAGCATTCATTCACCTCTCCAAGATATGGACCAGGGATACCTACTGACCGTTATACTGCCACCATTAACAGTGCAGCCACTGAGTATCAGTTTATCATTAAGAAGGCAGAGACAGCAGACACTGCTCATTATTACTGTGTGAAATGGTTTAACAGCATATCAGCATTCCACAGTGATAAAGAGTCTGACAAAAACACTGCATATCATAAACATGACATAATATCAGaataaggggcaggtttattatcATGTCATGTTAGAGCTGCACCTGGAACATTATAGACACAGCAGTTACTGATTTCTCTATTATAATCCTATTTGTCATTGGCTTTCTTGgttatattcatattattattcatACATTTCTTCATTTAATCACAATGAGCCCATGGAAGTAAAATGAAATTTTCCCTAAAGGCAAACCTTTTTAAAGTTCTGAGTGTCATCCAGCATCTGATTAAGCCCTCTTTACTCCCTGTATCAGTTAATATTTGTATGTTATCTGTATAACTGAAGTTTACAACGGGCTTTAGAATATGGTGGTCCAAGAGCATAATAGAGAATAATGCAATGCTAACTGTCATTGATAAGGTTATcagaagtcacagaggagctcTACACCCATATGAAAACATGAGGAGAATACAACTTCTAAACATGAGTCAGGTCGTTCCACTCAAATCAAAGACAGAGCCTACAATTCTCTAACAAAAACTGCTTCCGCTGTAGCATAATGTAAGAATTTACTAAGCCTAATATGGGAGGATATAACATTTATGTACTGAAACCATAAACTAAATACTTGTTAAAGGATGTTTACATTTTGCAAAACACATACATACTAAAAATGGGCGCAAAGGTAGTGTTAGCCTCAGGTACTTTTTAGAAACGTCTTGGCTATTTTGTTCAGATCAGGTTCAGAATAGAGAATACGCTTGTTGTTGTCCATGACGGGATGAAGAAAAATGGCAGGGCAAGGGTCCAGCAGAAATATAAAGAGACTGGTGCCAGTGACATTAGAGAGCTGGAAGGGATGGAAAAGGGTAAGAAAGAAGGAGGATGAGTACCTACTTACCATACAGGTAGGTTTTTAGCAACTTAATTTACTATGCTACCTGTTCAAAATGTCAAATGACTGTAGCTGGGACAGATGTTAGAACTGGATTCCCCTATACCAGTGCCAAAGTTCTTGTGAATGTTTTTATGCAACAGAACCTAAGCAGCATGTGGAAATCTGTATTAACTGCTATAAGTATTATTTGTTGGTGCTCTGCTTAACAATCTAAGAAATAATATATTAACAcagtgtgataaaaaaaaaaagttttctttgagAGGAACAACATCACCATCATCTGCTTAACACAGCAATTGTGACCTGCTATATTTAAATTTATGCTAACACGAAGTTGCCTTGCATAATTGTTTTATATAACTGTTGCTTGAACTGCTGTCCTGTTAGGATTCTAAACTTaggtgatgttttttttcttcttacataCTACTTTggttatttgcattttataacaacaTTGATATGTTTGCAAGTATTCCAAAGGAAACACTACTTTGCTAAGGGTGGTAAGATAAcaattagttaaaggggttgttcacctttaaatgaacttttaatatgatgtagaaattgatattctcagataatttgcaaatggttttcattattttgtttttgagttatttagctttttattccgcagctatgcagtttgcaatttcagcagtacggttgctagtatccaaattaccctagcaaccctgcactggtttgaataagagactagaatatgaataggagaggactgaatagaaagatgagcaataagaATTAGCAATCataatacatgtgtagtcttacagagcatttgtttttagatgggttcagtgacccccatttgaaatctggaaagaatcagaagaaataattcaaaaactatcaaaaataaataataaagaccaattgaaaagttactataacatactaaaagttaacttgaatgtGAACCAGCTTTAAGAGATTGTTTTCCAACAAGAGATTGACACTTCTGTGAATATTTTTAGCGCATGCACAAATACTACAAGTGGTTCCATGCGCCGCTAAGGTGATGAAAAGTCATCTGACTTTGAGGCTCTAAATATGCTGCTACGCATTCTTGaatattaaacatacattttctttctgtcatattttcttatttactttCATTCTTTCTTAATTTTTCCTTTCACTGCTACCTCTCATCACTATTCTTTCTTTAGTCCAGCCTTTCTGATTTGCTTTATATATTGCTCTagcacagggctgtccaactggtggcccgcgggccgcgaccccccctcatgtggccctccacatcaaagtctgcctcctgtgtcttcttaccatatgtaaaatttaaaaggtatcactacagagattaactggcccctacattgtctaaacctcaaattcaaactaatcccctgcattgttcacacctgtgatccccctgtattgttcacaattGTGAGACCTCTATTgatcactcccctaaagcctgcactgttcacacctgagacccagactgaaactgcccatattgttctcctgttcacactttattcaaaatgctaatggggcaccagcactgtgtcactgtatgtagtacattttagactggtcctgattcctgtctcctgctcctgccttccctatgctccctgtgtgtgtcatactttggtatttgttctgggggtttgttagcatttgaaaattatttcatatttaatccGATTTACTAACAGACACAGGCATCAATAAACTAGCGATAGAGATAGGTGCTAGCGCTCATTTGCaatctatcgccaggtgacaagtcgctctggtgaatggacgttattccgcaaattcattaaatgcagattttactgaactttacccctttcgccagacttgccttcgccagctcagaccatgcgaagtgcactggagtgcatagatcttccttaatcttctgttacttacatcaaatTCTGAGTGGAAAAACCATCAAAGCTCAAAAAACGCTGCGtcgtttccttttttcagagtgatagcctgcaaaagtccttacaatttttttttgggtaaccgattTTCCCCatgtattttctaacatatggaaaattaactatacagtgggctcatgtgtagggctttatattaactctaatgttccctggacatgtgtaattaacaatggaaatgtaatgtatatgctgcaacatataacataaagacgaccattcaactttaaatttcccattccCAGCGAATTTGTACTAggcaaatgaatgctagcgcatcttcgatttgaattgctcgcattgccaaagtaacactagcaaaaagttACCAGTGTTCAGCGCCAatgacgaaactccgcattttagtgaatttgcgttgtctgATCAAATTTTTGACTGGCGAAGTGCAGGGATGGGTGcaaatcggtcgctggcgacttttcgcttgttagtgaatctgcccccatatatCTGTAGAACCTACTACCTACCTACCAAAAAGTGAGTAATTAAAAGCAGCTATAGCTGCTGGTAAAAAGGATTTCCTATAATGATCAGTAATGCATATAGGTACAATCAGTCTGTTAaaagtacattaaggggcatattcacttagttcaagtgaaggaatagaaaaaaaaatgttttttttggctacttcgaccatcgaattggctacttcgcccttcgacttcgaatcgtacgattcaaactaAATATCGTTAGaatatttgatagtcgaagtactgtctctttaaaaaaagactttgaccccctacttcgccacctaaaacctaccgaggtggaaggtccccataggctttctaacaattttttggtcgaagaaaaatcgatcgatggattaaacgatttttcattcgatcattcgatcaaactatttgcgataaatccttcgacttcgatatttgaagtcgaaggatttacattcggcagtcaaatatcgagggttaattaaccctcgatattcgaccatatgtaaatctgccccataaagtacaAACAAAGTATATATAGTACTAAAAGTActatatatagtgtgtatgtgtatatatatatatatatatatatatatatatatatatatatatatatatatatataatataattaaatcaaaaaaaatgcagctcaatccctttttattgagtgcacgtgggtacggcttgatatacaaattaatagaaatttaccccagcactccaacatatagccccctgggaaacctatttttgcacaactgaactgtaactaacacaaaaagagacacttttagttacaaagtttgtacaaagcatgcataagctgacgcgccccgtcaaggcagtgtccgtgcgtcagtcctatcctaagtgaaaaaagtattatctttggggggagaaagatcatacctgcttttctctttgtctagcatgatctcttccaaaaacaccattaagcgggggttgggagagcaagcatcaaggagagcgccacctccccatatataatataattaaatcaaaaaaaatgcagctcaatccctttttattgagtgcacgtgggtacggcttgatatacaaattaatagaaatttaccccagcactccaacatatagccccctgggaaacctatttttgcacaactgaactgtaactaacacaaaaagagacacttttagttacaaagtttgtacaaagcatgcataagctgacgcgccccgtcaaggcagtgtccgtgcgtcagtcctatcctaagtgaaaaaagtattatctttggggggagaaagatcatacctgcttttctctttgtctagcatgatctcttccaaaaacaccattaagcgggggttgggagagcaagcatcaaggagagcgccacctccccatatataatataattaaatcaaaaaaaatgcagctcaatccctttttattgagtgcacgtgggtacggcttgatatacaaattaatagaaatttaccccagcactccaacatatagccccctgggaaacctatttttgcacaactgaactgtaactaacacaaaaagagacacttttagttacaaagtttgatttaattatattatatatggggaggtggcgctctccttgatgcttgctctcccaacccccgcttaatggtgtttttggaagagatcatgctagacaaagagaaaagcaggtatgatctttctccccccaaagataatacttttttcacttaggataggactgacgcacggacactgccttgacggggcgcgtcagcttatgcatgctttgtacaaactttgtaactaaaagtgtctctttttgtgttagttacagttcagttgtgcaaaaataggtttcccagggggctatatgttggagtgctggggtaaatttctattaatttgtatatatatatatatatatatatatatatattggtaaactCTCGCACTCTAATCCAGTCTTGAATTcgctgtgggtgctgggtcaaagctttAGCATTTAGGAATTAAACAGGGGCCCGCActccaattttatatatatatatatatatatatatatatatatatatatatatatatatatatatatatatatatatatatacagtatttcgtATAAAGGAGGGGTGTCATTTAGCAAATTACTCCTAATTTTAGTCAGCATTCTCCTCTCTAAAATCATTTCCAATGTATCTACTTGCATACCTATtatactattgtggctaatctattggcaataaactgcctcagctGGGGAAACACTGGCAATATGCTAATGGATTGGATTGTGAAGGAAGAGAGCAGATGATGAATGGATGTGAACGATAGAATGTGGCGATGCTGATGGATAGGGCTGAGGAACAGAGtattaaattcaaagtaattctccaatatgctttaacgGGCATCTATCACATCAAAACTGTCTCAACTACCAGAGACATGGGGTAGCAGCAACAATGATAATTTTTCAGAAGAGGCTATGCTCCACACACCATGAAGGATACTTTTGTTTCACCCTACTAGAGTACAGGCTCTATTAGATGTGTCCCCAAAATCCTATACAACACACGTCCATGTGTGCGCTGCAGCACTTGCTCATTATACCCATGTATGTGCCCCAATGTGGCTATGCCCCGTACTCTACACCCGGTGCGGTGGGCAAAGCACTTGCAAGGAggggttttctttaaaaaatattattgttttccCCCAATTGGAGTTTACTCTGTGTTAGGCCTTTGGCAGGGAAACAATTTtgatgtgataggtgccctttaatcattcattttcagtggttttaaatgtaattataaatacagTTGCTATTGAAAGGTGTGTCTGTGTAACTCAgcgatcctcaaccagtggctctcaaacaacatgttgttcaccaaccccttgaatgttgcatagttttttttacatagtaagtaaggttgaaaaaagacacacatccatcaagttcaattttttttactttttttttttaacctgtctaactgctagttgatccagaggaaggcaaaaaaccccatctgaagcctctccaatttgactcagaagctatataatgtatcagcctgtatgactgattcagggagagaattccacatcttcacagctgtaaaaaaaacccttccgaatatttaggcagaacctcttttcttcttatcggagtgggtgaccttgtgtcagcgggaaagacctactgataaataaagcattggagagattattataagatccccttatatatttatacatagttatcatatcaccccttaagcgcctcttctccagtgtgaagaaccccaatttggccagtcttttctcatagctaagattttccatacattttaccagcttagttgctcttctctgtaccttctctaattcaataatgtcctgtttgagcactggagaccaaagcccacacagtggcccaaacagctcccaccagcccactaaatattgactttctatggcactttatagcagcccctctggcatttgcctgaacccacagattgccagtccgggcctgacaaccaccctctgtacctgatcctgtagtcagtttcctatccatgagcaaatgacttcattaagcccaatagaccttagtttagaaagcagccgtttgtggggcacactatcaaatgctttggcaaaatccaaattaaattggaataacatcatcttttctccaatccataggtaccacaccatatgaaagtgaatctgagaaagtcagaaataggggttggtctaaaactgaactaagctctcttaggggcaaattcactaagaatcgtagttgcgccacgcgcaaattcgccgcacttcgccacacttcgccaggggtagtttcgccagcgctccgcaaattcactaaaatccgaagttgcgcacaggggtagcgtgagcttgcgaagttgcgctagcgttaattcgccaagcgaatcgaagtttcgctagcgatggttaatttgcatacggcgccaaattcaggtttcaatggaggaatacgtatcagcactacaaatgcctagaaaaccttcaaaacatcaaataaaatttttattttgccctacacatgtgcccactgtatagttaagttgccatgagttcggaaatgtaggggggaaggaggggagccccaaaaaaattttcaatctttttcagcctatcacccataatatagaaaacacgccagcgttttttgggacttagaaaaatttttcactttttttgaagaaatccctatctactctattgcgcttcgcctggtctgaggtggcgaaggaagtctagcgtaaaaggtggcgttcagaacaatgtccgcgttagtgaatttgcgtagtttcgttcatttcgcaaattcgccaggagtaagggtgcgaagttacactagcgaaattacggcatcgtccgttagtgaatttgcgaagtaacgaaaatgcccgacgctagcgaattgatgctagcgttcagcgcttcggcgcttagtgaatttgccccttagaacccagaggtgtatgccatcaggccctggagccttgtttacattaatttttattaaagctttttgaatcatatcctgagtcagccactgactaaacTGAGCTGAACCATCAGTGTAGCTATGAAGTCAGCCTGGGAAATTTAGcagattttccttttctgtatatattaCAACCATGctagtaccattatttaaaggagcaacactctcaacccgtatctttttactattaataaacctgaaaatataaatatactttaaaaaaaattgttgctccagtagcctcaaagcaggtgcttcttttttaattcctggcttggagacaagttttagttgcataaaatcagGTGTGCTACCAAACAATCACAATACTTATTTGAAACCCCTGGAAacttttcattcttgtgttgctctccaactctttttgggtaaaaaagattgggtcCCCTGGTCTAGCTGTTTACAGTCAAAGCACtattggttctgactcctgaaacaatatttaaagccAGCTGATCATAGATGATTACAAAAACTGGAAGAGGCCTGActcctgttttttattattattttaagagtcagaaccaaaaacagaaagggatttaaaaaaaacatggttttcaaCTACATTTACATctaattaaaaatattctttaaccATTGAATGTGTGTAACTGATGCATATTGggaagttgcatagaattatattttattgcattatacaAATATTGTGGAATAGAAGAAACATCTTTTCATTTtagaatttgcataagcaaatagGGGATTTAACCtttctgtttttatataaatattgatcAAGTAAAGCATGACTTCATTCTAGAGAACAGAATACAGCCGTGCAATGGGTCCATTCCTGCCTATCTATCTTGTATTGCTTTGGACTGCATGTAAATAATAATTCCGCCTGTTGTTACATTAGATAAATATTATATGTCTCTAATGTAATACAATGTTGTATTTACTTTTTTCAGATGCAGGATCTCAGACTTTATCTCTGTCACCTTCAAATAATGCAGTTAATCTGGGAGAGAGGGCAACTTTTACCTGTAATGTTGGAGCCAAGGATGATAACTGGGTTCGTCTTTTAAAACAGATACCAGGGAATGTCCCACAGCTGATCATATATCATCACCATTCATTCAACTCTACTAAATATGGACCAGGGATACCTACTGACCGTTACACTGCCACCATTAACAGTGCAGCCACTGAGTATCAGTTTATCATTAAGAAGGCAGAGACAGCAGACACTGCTCATTATTACTGTGTGAAATGGTTTAGCAGCATATCAGCATTCCACAGTGATAAAGTGTCTGACAAAAACCCTGGGAAACACATACCATGTTAACAGAATAAGATTGAAGATTTGTCAGTGACTTCAGAATTGCACCGCTGCAATGTTATATTgtgttctttaattaaaaaatatatatttgcttttttcatACAAAATCCCACCCTTTTGGTTTGAATACAATAAGCTCATATCAGGAGCTTTCAGAAGTTTAATGCATAACAAGAATGAATCACACACATACAATGTCATCAGAATTAAGTGCTGGTACATCATCATATTAGGTCAGAACTGCTGCACTGCACATGTAATATAATGTTGATATAGATTTCTGTACTTCAATCCAGCTTCTATATCCACATTATTTCTTACAAATTCTGCCCTCATTGCTTGACCACACTCAGCTCATAGAAAAAGGTTAAAATTTTAACTAAATTAACACATTTTCAGAAGTTCTGTGTTCAACCCCCCTTTGCTGTCAATGGTATATATGGTCAAGCTCCTCTTTCATCAGCAGAAAAAATGTAAGGTATACAAAAATATGGAACAACTGCTTCATACAAATCTATGGTTTATGCCTGATCCTTAAGTCACCTACAACTCAACCAATTGCCACTAAAATGAATAGGGTATAGCAAATTTTGATGACTGGGAAGTTAAATGCCCAAGTtcacttagggggcagatttatcaagggtcgaatttcgaagcagaaaaaactttgaaattcgaccatcgaatagaatcctccgacattcaaagtcggaggattttatacatcgaacgattttatcgtacgatcgtaagattttccccaaaaatcctttgacttagcaaaacacacaggaggtcccccataggctacacagcaatttgacaggtttaagttggcgaagtattgaagtcgacgtttttttaaagggacagtacttcgattatcgaatggtcgaatagtcaaacgatttttacttcgaatcaaagtcaaagtaaattcgaagtcgtagtatcctattcgatagttgaagtatgcaaaaaattactttgaatctcaaatttttttactttgaaaatcccctcgaattcacttcgacccttgataaatctgccccttagtgttttaaatGCAATTGTAAGGTGTAAATGCAGTGCCTGTTTAGCTTTTAACATTGTCTGTACTTTTGGcactgtctcttgaaaaaataACAACAAGAGAGCTAATTAGAGCTTATTAAAAGATCTGGAGGAGACCTGGCTTTTGTTACTTTGTGTTAAGAGTCAGAACTAGAAAACAGAAAgagaaacactgctttcaactgcaCTTACATTTCCAGAAATGTGTAATCAGtgcatattggaaaattgcttagcaTTATATTTTACTTCATTATGGAGGACCCCTTTCAAGAACGATTGTCCTACCATATAAGTTATTATGTAAATATGGTGACATAgaagaaacatcttttatttcagACTGTTTATTTCATAGGTAAGTAGGGTATTTCACCTTCCTGTTTTGCTTTATATACTGGTCTAGCAAAGAATTATTAATTGTTGAGAGCAGACCAAATCTGAAGCAATGAC
This region includes:
- the XB5806080.L gene encoding immunoglobulin lambda-1 light chain isoform X9, which codes for MGPFLPIYLVLLWTAYAGSQTLSLSPSNNAVNLGERATFTCNVGAKDDNWVRLLKQIPGNVPQLIIYHHHSFNSTKYGPGIPTDRYTATINSAATEYQFIIKKAETADTAHYYCVKWFSSISAYVFSQSSKLIVTVDKFPEPALLVFPPYTEDNESKDSSTLTCHISKLAVSLVNVKWLIDGTTVQDGVSTSNPVRESDNTFSMSSYLTLASKDVNKDRMYSCIIQQEGSSAFISKGVKLSQC
- the XB5806080.L gene encoding immunoglobulin lambda-1 light chain isoform X3; the encoded protein is MGPFLPLYFVLLWISNAESQTLSMIPSSNAVNLGDRATISCHIGAKDEHYVYFLKQIPGNVPQLIIYHQHSFTSPRYGPGIPTDRYTATINSAATEYQFIIKKAETADTAHYYCVKWFNSISAYVFSQSSKLIVTVDKFPEPALLVFPPYTEDNESKDSSTLTCHISKLAVSLVNVKWLIDGTTVQDGVSTSNPVRESDNTFSMSSYLTLASKDVNKDRMYSCIIQQEGSSAFISKGVKLSQC